The Vulcanimicrobium alpinum sequence TTGCCGTCGGCGGGGATGAACGAGAGCGACACGTTCGTGCTGGCCGATCGCTTGCGGCATCTGGTCCTTCCGACGATCGTGCTCTCGCTCGCGTTCATCGCGCAGTACAGCCGCTTCATGCGCAGCTCGATGCTCGAGGTGATCCGCACCGACTACATGCGCACCGCCGCGGCGAAAGGCGTCTCGCGCGGCGCGGTGATTTTCAAGCACGGACTCAAGAACGCACTGATTCCGCTGGTGACGATCATTGCGCTCACGCTCCCCGGCATCGTCGCCGGTGCGGTCGTCACGGAGACGATCTTCGCGTGGCCCGGGATGGGGCGGCTGTTCTTCAACGCCCTGCAGCAGTTCGATTTCGCGCTGCTGATGGGCTACATGATGCTGGTGTCGTTCCTGGTCATTTTCTGCAACCTGCTCGCGGACGTGTGCTACGCGTGGCTCGACCCGCGGGTGAAGTACAGCTGATGGCGGCGACCGTACCGCTCGGCGCCGCGCCGGCCGCCGCCGCCGACGATGTCATCATCTCGCGCAATACGGTTTGGCGCCGCTTCCGCCGGCATAAAGTCGCGATCGCTGGCGCCGTCGTCATCGTGTTCCTGGCGCTGATCGCGGCGCTCGCGAACTTCATCGCGCCGGCCGACCCGAACTTCATCGACCAGGTGCACTGGCAGGGCTACCCGCTCGCGCCGGGTGCGTTCGGGCACATCCTCGGCACTGACGAGAACGGCCGCGATCTCCTCGCGCGGCTCATCTTCGGCGCGCGCATCTCGCTGACAGTCGCGCTGTTCGCGGTCATCATGGAGATCACGATCGGCACGGTGCTCGGCGCGATCTCCGGCTACTACGGCGGCTGGGTCGATTTCGTCATCATGCGCGTGACCGACGTCGTCCTGTCGATCCCGTTGCTCCCGCTGCTGCTCGTGATCACCGCGATCGTCGCGGGGACGTCGAACAAGGCGGCGCTGAACTTCGGCGTCATCGTGCTCATCATCGGCGGGCTTTCGTGGCCGGCCGTCGCGCGTTTGGTGCGCGCGTCGTTTCTGTCGCTGCGCGAACGCGAGTTCGCGGAAGCGGCGAAGGCGCTCGGCAACAAAGACGGGCGGATCATCTTCCGGCATCTGCTCCCCAACGCGATCGCGCCGATCATCGTGCAGGCGACGCTCGAGGTGGCGAACGTCATCATCCTCGAGTCGACGCTCTCGTTCCTCGGATTCGGGATTCAGCCGCCGACGGCGTCGTGGGGCAACATGCTCGCCAACGCGCAGTCGAACATCACCGTTGCGCCTTGGGCGGCGATCTTTCCGGGGTTGTGCATTTTGATCACCGTGCTGGCGATCAACTACCTTGGAGACGGATTGCGCGACGCGCTGGATCCGAATACGCGCTGACCGTGGAGGCGGGCGGCGCGCCCGCGACGCTTGGCACCCTGGTTGGTTGTGGAACGGACGGGCGTGCTGGGTACGTTATGTGGTGTACGAAGGACGGGGATCGACATGCAGCAGCACGCGCAGTTTGGGGAAGTTGTGGCGGTTTCTCGGTACTGGACGCCGGGACACCTCGATGTGACCGATGCGCCGGTGCGGTATGCGGCGCCGAAGGCGGCGTGGATCGATCGGATGCCGAAGCGGGCTCGCGTGCGGCGGATCGATGATGTCGATCGGCTGTGGCGGCGGCGGGCGCATAGCGGGGCCATCGTGGCGGCAAGTGAGATTTCGGTGCTGCCGGCGTTGAATTTGGCGCCCGTCGATGAGGTTTCCGAGGTGCGGAGTCCGCTGGGTGAGATTTATGGGGCGGTGGCTCGGCGTTTGACGAGCAGGCGGCTCGCGACGTAGAGCGCGCCCGCGAGGGTGAGCGGGACGGGTGAGAGTGCGAGGCACCAGGCGATGGTGCTGAGCAGCGAGACGACGGTGTCGGCGAGGGTGGTGAGGCCGGTGTGCCAGGCGCCTTCGATGCGGGTGCCGGGGCCGGGTTTGGCGGGCGCGGTGCCGGGGCGGTCTTCGGTGAGCGCGACGGCGATCGTGCTGGTTGCGACGCGGTGGAGATCGCGTGCGTGCTGCGCGTCGAGCTGTTCGATTTGACCGCGGACGGCGCTGAGGTTTTGCTGGACGGTCAGGATGTCGGTGACTTTGCCGCCTTTGTCCATGAGGGTGCGCAGGTCGGTTTCTTCGCGGCGCAGGTTGCGCAGGCGCGCTTCCTCGTCGACGATCGCGGCGTCGACGTCGTCGGCGTCGATCGCGCGTGTCTGCACCGCGCCGAGCTGGGCGAGCCGGTCGAGCGTGTCGTCCAGGCGCGCGGCGGGGAGCTCGACGGTGAGCGAGGCGGTGTGAAGTTCGCCGCCGGCGGGGGTTGCGTCGGCGAGCGCGGTGACGTCGCCGCCGGCGGCGCGGACCGCCGCTTGCGCGCCGCCGAGCGCGGTTTCGACGTCGCGGACCAAGAGGTCGAGCCGGGCTTTCTTGGCGAGCCGGTGCGGTGCGGCGACGCTCGGATTCGCGAGCGTGCCGGTTTGCGCGGCGGCGTCGGCAACGCCGGCCGGTTCGGCTGCGCGTTTTTCTGCGATGTGCGGGCCCGGGCTCACGCGATACACGACGTTTGCGGAGCGCGTGCCGTCGGCGATGCCGCGTGACGCGAGCGCGGTCTCGGTGACCGCGGCGTCGTGCGCGTGCCAAGCGGCGACGGCGGCGCCGCTGATGCCCAGCACCAGCGCGGCGGCGGCGGCGTAGCGCGCCGGCGTTCCCCACCAGGCGGTGACGACGCGCGCACTGGCCGCGGCAAGCGGCGGGGTGTTGATGCGTGCGAGCGCATCGTCGAAGGCGCGCTGCGGAAACGGTTCCGCGGCGGCGCGGGCGCGCAGCGTCGCGGCGAGCGTTTCCAGCGCGCGCAGTTCGTCGGCGCACGCGGTGCACGTTGCGAGTTCGGTTTCGACGCGTGCGCGTTCATCGGGTGCGAGCGTGCCGTTCGCGTAGAACGGCAGCAGTTCGGCGATCTCGTGCGTCATGAAGGATGCTCCGCGGTGGCGAGTGCGTCGCGCAGCCGCGCTTTGGCGTAGAAGGCGCGCGTCTTGACCGTTGCGACGGGACACGACACGATCTCGGCGATCTCTCTTTGCGAGAAGCCGGCGACGAAGGTGAGTTCGAGGACCGCGCGGTGTTCCGCGCTGAGGGAGGCGAGCGCGGCTTCGAGATGCCGCCGTTCCGCCATCCGCAGCGCTGCGTCTTCAGGTCCCTCGGCGTCGCTGGCAACGGCGAGCAGATCGTCGAGCGGGACGGTCAGCGCGCGCCGCCGGCGCAGCGCGTCGACCGCCTTGTGGTGGGCGATGCCGAAGAGCCACGTCCGCACCCGCGAGCGGCCGCCGAACTTGCCGGCACCGCGCCACACCTCGACCATCACGTCGCTTGTCAACTCCTCGGCGAGGCCGTCGTCGCGCACGAGATCGCGCACGAACCGCCGGACGCCGGCGCCGTGCGCAACGAAGAACGTCTCGAACGCGACGCGGTCGCGCGCGGCGATCCGTTCCAAAAGACGTCGGTCGTCCGGGTCGCTCATCGGCCCTCCATCACCCCTCGGTCGAGGAACGGACGGCCGAGGTTCACGCGTCGCTCAGCGCTCGCCGGGCGTGAATTCCAGCGCGAGCGAGTTGATGCAGTAGCGCTGTCCGGTCGGCTTTGGGCCGTCGTCGAAGACGTGTCCGAGGTGCGAGCCGCACGCCGCGCAACGCGCCTCGGTGCGGACCATCCCGTGGGAGCGGTCCTCGATCAGTTCGATGCGGTCGCGGTCCTCGGGCGCCCAGAAGCTCGGCCAGCCGCTCCCGCTCTCGAATTTCGTGGCGGAGGAGAAGAGGGTCGTGCCGCACGCGGCGCACCGGTAGTCGCCCTCGGCGTGGTTGCGATAGAGCGCGCCGCTGAACGCGCGCTCCGTCGCGCCCTCGCGCAAGACCGCGTAGCGGTCGGGGCTCAACTCCGCGCGCCACGCGGCGTCGGATTTCTCGATCTTGTTCACACCCGTTCCAACCCGTCGTCGGACGCGCACGTGGCGCACCGGCCGGTGAAGGTGATCGTCTCGGCCTCGATCGCGACGCCGAGCCGAGCGGCGAGGGCCTTCACCGTCTCGGCCGGGACGGCGAACGCCAGATCGTCGATCGTGCCGCAACCGGCACAGCGGAAGTGCGCGTGAGGCGTCGCCGCCGGTTCGTACACGGCGGAGGCACCGCCGGGAACCTCGATCTTCATTACGGCGCCCAACTGGTGAAGCCGGAGCAGCCCGCGGTGGACCGTCGCGAAGCCGATGCGCGGCTGCAGGCGGCGCGAGCGCAGCCAGATCTCCTGGGCGGTCAGATGGGTCCCCGGGCCGGCGGCCTCGACGACGTCGAGGACCGTCCGGTAGTTGGCCGGGAGTGCCGGGATGGTGCTTGACATCGGTTCGCTCGCTGCGGTAGGCTCGATACTTGGGAGTGAAATCGATTCTCACTATCACTGTAGCGGGAAACGGCTCCCACACGCAAGCGTTACCGGAGGAATTTTTGTGCTAGCGAAGGTCGGCCAGCCCGCACCCGCATTCACGCTCCCGTCCACGAAGGGCGCGACGAGCCCGAAGGACCTGGGCAAAGAGATCAGCCTGTCGGACTACAAGGGCAAGTGGCTGATTTTCTTCTTCTATCCGCTCGACTTCACGTTCGTCTGCCCGACGGAGATCCTGGCGCTCTCGGACCGCCTGGACGACTTCACCGACCTCGACACCGAGATCGTCGGCTGTTCGACGGATAGCGTCCACTCGCACTTCGCGTGGCTGAACACGCCCCGCGACAAGAACGGAATCGCCGGGACGGCGTACCCGCTCGTCGCCGACTACACCAAGGAAGTCGCCCGCGCGTACGGCGTGCTCAACGAGCAGACCGGCGCGGCTCAGCG is a genomic window containing:
- a CDS encoding Fur family transcriptional regulator, whose product is MSSTIPALPANYRTVLDVVEAAGPGTHLTAQEIWLRSRRLQPRIGFATVHRGLLRLHQLGAVMKIEVPGGASAVYEPAATPHAHFRCAGCGTIDDLAFAVPAETVKALAARLGVAIEAETITFTGRCATCASDDGLERV
- the opp4C gene encoding oligopeptide ABC transporter permease; translation: MAATVPLGAAPAAAADDVIISRNTVWRRFRRHKVAIAGAVVIVFLALIAALANFIAPADPNFIDQVHWQGYPLAPGAFGHILGTDENGRDLLARLIFGARISLTVALFAVIMEITIGTVLGAISGYYGGWVDFVIMRVTDVVLSIPLLPLLLVITAIVAGTSNKAALNFGVIVLIIGGLSWPAVARLVRASFLSLREREFAEAAKALGNKDGRIIFRHLLPNAIAPIIVQATLEVANVIILESTLSFLGFGIQPPTASWGNMLANAQSNITVAPWAAIFPGLCILITVLAINYLGDGLRDALDPNTR
- a CDS encoding DUF4349 domain-containing protein → MTHEIAELLPFYANGTLAPDERARVETELATCTACADELRALETLAATLRARAAAEPFPQRAFDDALARINTPPLAAASARVVTAWWGTPARYAAAAALVLGISGAAVAAWHAHDAAVTETALASRGIADGTRSANVVYRVSPGPHIAEKRAAEPAGVADAAAQTGTLANPSVAAPHRLAKKARLDLLVRDVETALGGAQAAVRAAGGDVTALADATPAGGELHTASLTVELPAARLDDTLDRLAQLGAVQTRAIDADDVDAAIVDEEARLRNLRREETDLRTLMDKGGKVTDILTVQQNLSAVRGQIEQLDAQHARDLHRVATSTIAVALTEDRPGTAPAKPGPGTRIEGAWHTGLTTLADTVVSLLSTIAWCLALSPVPLTLAGALYVASRLLVKRRATAP
- the msrB gene encoding peptide-methionine (R)-S-oxide reductase MsrB, whose translation is MNKIEKSDAAWRAELSPDRYAVLREGATERAFSGALYRNHAEGDYRCAACGTTLFSSATKFESGSGWPSFWAPEDRDRIELIEDRSHGMVRTEARCAACGSHLGHVFDDGPKPTGQRYCINSLALEFTPGER
- a CDS encoding peroxiredoxin, translated to MLAKVGQPAPAFTLPSTKGATSPKDLGKEISLSDYKGKWLIFFFYPLDFTFVCPTEILALSDRLDDFTDLDTEIVGCSTDSVHSHFAWLNTPRDKNGIAGTAYPLVADYTKEVARAYGVLNEQTGAAQRGLFIIDPEGVLRYAVVTNDNVGRSVEETLRVLQALQTGGLCAADWSPGKDLLKVGA
- a CDS encoding sigma-70 family RNA polymerase sigma factor, coding for MSDPDDRRLLERIAARDRVAFETFFVAHGAGVRRFVRDLVRDDGLAEELTSDVMVEVWRGAGKFGGRSRVRTWLFGIAHHKAVDALRRRRALTVPLDDLLAVASDAEGPEDAALRMAERRHLEAALASLSAEHRAVLELTFVAGFSQREIAEIVSCPVATVKTRAFYAKARLRDALATAEHPS